From the genome of Erythrobacter litoralis, one region includes:
- a CDS encoding ABC transporter ATP-binding protein, translated as MTDTILISTLRFGYRRSQEVLKGLDLTVREGEVFGILGPSGSGKSTLQSILLGFEKNYSGTVRVLGCEARNLAREFYRRVGVSFELPAAYQQLTARENLELFASLQGGTEPPLDEVLAQVDLLEHASKRVQDLSKGMKIRLNLARALLHDPELYFLDEPTSGQDPARVRLISSLILNLKARGKTILMATHDMAVAERICDRVGFLIAGRIVKSGAPSNLKRSMAEPRVEVAHRAGESDKTETFPLAALGENSRFRELLAADRIVSLRSVEPSLDDVFIKVATEISE; from the coding sequence ATGACTGATACCATCCTGATATCGACCCTACGCTTTGGCTACAGACGATCGCAGGAAGTTCTGAAAGGTCTCGATCTGACGGTTAGGGAAGGCGAGGTCTTCGGAATACTCGGGCCGTCCGGGTCGGGTAAATCGACGCTGCAATCCATCCTTCTCGGCTTCGAGAAAAACTACTCGGGGACGGTTCGCGTTCTGGGCTGCGAAGCGCGCAACTTGGCGAGGGAGTTCTATCGAAGGGTCGGGGTCTCTTTCGAGCTCCCCGCCGCCTACCAGCAGCTGACTGCCCGAGAGAACCTCGAACTCTTTGCATCGCTGCAAGGGGGAACGGAGCCGCCCCTCGATGAGGTGCTGGCTCAAGTCGACTTGCTCGAACACGCTTCGAAGCGCGTTCAGGACCTGTCGAAAGGTATGAAAATCCGTCTGAACCTGGCGCGGGCGCTCCTGCATGATCCCGAACTCTACTTTCTCGATGAGCCAACCTCAGGACAGGATCCCGCAAGAGTGCGGCTCATCAGCTCCCTGATCCTTAATTTGAAAGCGCGTGGCAAAACCATCCTCATGGCCACACATGACATGGCGGTAGCCGAGCGCATTTGCGACCGCGTGGGGTTCCTGATCGCGGGTCGCATCGTCAAATCGGGGGCGCCTTCGAACCTGAAGCGGAGCATGGCCGAGCCTCGGGTCGAGGTCGCGCATCGGGCGGGCGAAAGCGACAAAACCGAGACTTTTCCGCTCGCCGCGCTCGGCGAGAACAGTAGGTTTCGCGAATTGCTTGCAGCGGACCGGATCGTGTCGCTGCGAAGCGTTGAACCCAGTCTTGATGACGTATTCATCAAAGTGGCGACCGAGATCAGCGAATGA